Within the Armatimonadota bacterium genome, the region AGGTCTTCGTAGACGCTTCCCTGCACAATGCCAAACAGCGCCTGCTCGGTATCGTGCGCCTGCAGGCAGCGCACCGCCCAGCGGTGGGTACGCTCCATTGCCGCCCGTGCCTGTTCGTAACTGCAGGGGTTTGGCGGGCACTCATCGAACGCCATGATGATGTCCGCCCCCAGCGCGTGCTGTACCTCCATCGCCCGTTCGGGGGTGAAATAGTGGGTGGAGCCATCGAGGTGCGACTGAAACTCCACGCCGTCCTCATACACCCGTCTCAGCCCCTGCAGGCTAAACACCTGAAAACCGCCGCTGTCGGTAAGGATATTGCCCTTCCACGCGATGAAACGGTGCAATCCTCCTGCGCGAGCCACGCGCTCATGTCCCGGGCGCAGGTATAGATGGTAGGTGTTGCACAAGATAATACGAAAATCCAGCGCCTCGAGTTCTTCCTGCGTCATGGCTTTGACCGTGCCCTGTGTTCCCACAGGCATAAAAACAGGTGTTTCCACCTCTCCGTGCGGCAGGCGCAGGAGCCCGCATCGAGCCCGAGAATGCGCCTCACGCGCCGTTATTTCGAACTCCAAAGCGGGTAACGGTCTCATTCTGCCGGCGGCTGGAGCAGAGGATTGTCCGGGGCGATTTCCGCCAGGCGTTGCAGCGCCTGTTGTGCTTCCGCCTCTTTACCTGCGCCACGCAGGGCGAGCACCAGATTCGCCTGCGCTTCCGCATAGCGAGGATTAATCTCCAGGGCACGGCGAAATGCCTCCTCCGCACCCGAATAGTCGCCCTGTGCCAGAAGGGCAACCCCCAGACGGTTATGCAGGTCGGGATAGGATTGGTTAACGCTCAGCGCCTTCTGATATTCCTCAGCCGCTTTGGCGTACATGCCACGCCGATACAGGTCATCACCCAAGCGGGTATGGAACTGGATGTCTTCCACTTCGTTCATGCGAACCTGCTCCAGCGCCATCAGCGCGCCCGGCAGGTCGCCTTCCTCGTGCAGTTCCAGTGCCTTCTGGTAAGTGGCGGTGTGCAGACGCGGTTCCAGAGCCACAGCCTCTTGTGCCGTTTGCCACCCCCTTTCTCCCTCACCGCGCTGCAGGTAACAGATGCCCAATTGCAGTTTGGCGTAGGCGAAGCGCGGGTTAATCTCCAGCGCTTTCTGGAAAGCCTCCTCAGCTTCCTGATACCGTTTCTGCTGCCGAAGCGCAATGCCAAGGTGGCAATAGAGGTCAGCGAAGCGAGGATGAATTTCAATGGCGTGACGCAGAGCCGCCTCCGCACGCTCCAGCAATCCCCCTTGCAGGTAGCGCTGTCCGAGCTCGGCATATGCCTGCCCCAGGTGAAAACGCGCCAGGCGATACACCGCCGGGTCAGAAGGGCTCACCTGCTCGAACTCGGCGATAGCCTCCTGATACAGTCCCTGATCTAGCAGACGAATACCCTTATCATAGTGCGGGTTACGCCCCTGCACCAGTTCGCGATTGAAGAAAGTCATGCCGATACTCCTCTCTTGCGTTTATTGCGACATCGCACGGGCAAAAGGCGTCGCGTTTGCTGCACGCCCGATACCGTAGTACTCCAGACCAGCCTGCTTCACCTTCTGCGGATGGTAGATATTGCGCCCATCAAACAACAGCGGACGACGCATCCTCTCGCGCAATCTCTCCAGATTGAGCTGGCGAAACTCGTTCCACTCGGTGACCACTGCCACCGCATCACAACCTTCCGCTGCGTCGTACGCGTTTTCGCA harbors:
- the tgt gene encoding queuine tRNA-ribosyltransferase, with product MRPLPALEFEITAREAHSRARCGLLRLPHGEVETPVFMPVGTQGTVKAMTQEELEALDFRIILCNTYHLYLRPGHERVARAGGLHRFIAWKGNILTDSGGFQVFSLQGLRRVYEDGVEFQSHLDGSTHYFTPERAMEVQHALGADIIMAFDECPPNPCSYEQARAAMERTHRWAVRCLQAHDTEQALFGIVQGSVYEDLREQSARFISELGLPGVAIGGVAVGEEKEAIHRIVAFTTPLLPEEKPRYLMGVGEPDDILQAVASGIDMFDCVLPTRLARNAAMMTRRGRVNLRNARFADELGPVDPECDCPVCQRYSAAYIHHLFKAKEILAARLATYHNLYFYQRFMQDIREAIRAGNLEQFTGEFLQKYMPEENRLSREE